One Agrococcus jenensis genomic region harbors:
- a CDS encoding LemA family protein, with product MELLDVILIAAGAFVVLGLAAGIWFVTAMTGMRRLSATVDERWDALAATLERRRTVAAPLLATAPGPQQQQAAQAFASLDAASQPQSKAEAEAEVQRVLRPLVQAAGSQPLGSDAAEARTALAALDDEAQARRRDYNTGARELNAKGRRYPSSMWASTFGVPREFFEVDQAGAVAEPPRIQF from the coding sequence ATGGAGCTGCTCGACGTCATCCTGATCGCCGCCGGTGCCTTCGTCGTCCTGGGCCTCGCCGCAGGCATCTGGTTCGTCACCGCGATGACCGGGATGCGCCGGCTGAGCGCGACGGTCGACGAGCGGTGGGACGCGCTCGCCGCGACGCTCGAGCGGCGTCGCACCGTCGCCGCCCCGCTGCTCGCGACGGCGCCCGGACCGCAGCAGCAGCAGGCGGCGCAGGCCTTCGCGTCGCTCGACGCCGCCTCCCAGCCGCAGTCGAAGGCCGAGGCGGAGGCGGAGGTGCAGCGGGTGCTGCGCCCGCTCGTGCAGGCCGCCGGGTCGCAGCCGCTGGGCTCGGATGCCGCAGAGGCCCGCACCGCGCTCGCCGCCCTCGACGACGAGGCGCAGGCGCGCCGTCGCGACTACAACACCGGTGCGCGCGAGCTCAATGCGAAGGGCCGCCGGTACCCGAGCTCGATGTGGGCGAGCACCTTCGGCGTGCCTCGCGAGTTCTTCGAGGTCGACCAGGCCGGCGCGGTCGCCGAGCCGCCCCGCATCCAGTTCTGA
- the ilvA gene encoding threonine ammonia-lyase, whose protein sequence is MTESAASGQPLPGPTLADFEAARERLHGIVQETPMERSRYLSGMLGAEVLLKCENLQRTGAYKIRGAYNMLSLLDDDQRARGVVAASAGNHAQGVAFSATELGIRSTIFMPVGVALPKLQATRDYGAAVELRGADFQTALAAAIEHVERTGATFVPPYDHADIIAGQGTVGLEILEQVPDVATIVVPLGGGGLAAGVASAVRQRTALDGRRVRIVGVQAERAASFVDSLAAGEPTTIVTRPTIADGIAVARPGTLPFEIVREAVDEIVTVSDDDIARAMIVLLERAKLVVEPSGAVTTAAIMTGLVTSDGPTVAVLSGGNIDPLFMERVIARGLAASQRYLKVRMALPDRPGQLAIIAQIVSDEQANVVEVLHTQHDAWTSITDVSIDISVTTRGPEHAQRVLEALRRAGYEPQVL, encoded by the coding sequence ATGACCGAGTCCGCCGCCTCGGGGCAGCCCCTGCCGGGACCGACGCTCGCCGACTTCGAGGCGGCGCGCGAGCGGCTGCACGGCATCGTGCAGGAGACGCCGATGGAGCGCTCGCGCTACCTGAGCGGCATGCTCGGCGCCGAGGTGCTGCTCAAGTGCGAGAACCTGCAGCGCACCGGTGCGTACAAGATCCGCGGCGCCTACAACATGCTCTCCCTACTCGACGACGACCAGCGCGCTCGCGGCGTGGTCGCCGCCTCCGCCGGCAACCACGCGCAGGGCGTGGCGTTCTCGGCCACCGAGCTCGGCATCCGGTCGACGATCTTCATGCCCGTCGGCGTCGCGCTGCCCAAGCTGCAGGCGACGCGCGACTACGGCGCGGCGGTCGAGCTGCGCGGCGCGGACTTCCAGACGGCCCTCGCCGCGGCGATCGAGCACGTCGAGCGCACCGGCGCCACGTTCGTGCCGCCCTACGACCACGCCGACATCATCGCCGGGCAGGGCACGGTCGGGCTCGAGATCCTCGAGCAGGTGCCCGATGTCGCCACGATCGTCGTGCCGCTCGGCGGCGGCGGGCTCGCGGCCGGCGTCGCGTCGGCGGTGCGCCAGCGCACGGCGCTCGACGGCCGCCGCGTGCGGATCGTGGGCGTGCAGGCCGAGCGGGCCGCGTCGTTCGTCGACTCGCTCGCCGCGGGGGAGCCCACCACGATCGTGACGCGCCCGACGATCGCCGACGGCATCGCCGTCGCGCGGCCGGGCACGCTGCCGTTCGAGATCGTCCGCGAGGCGGTCGACGAGATCGTCACGGTCTCCGACGACGACATCGCCCGCGCGATGATCGTGCTGCTCGAGCGCGCCAAGCTCGTCGTCGAGCCGTCGGGCGCGGTGACGACGGCCGCGATCATGACCGGCCTCGTCACGTCCGACGGGCCGACGGTCGCGGTGCTCTCGGGCGGCAACATCGACCCGCTCTTCATGGAGCGCGTCATCGCCCGCGGCCTCGCGGCCTCGCAGCGCTACCTGAAGGTGCGGATGGCGCTGCCGGACCGGCCGGGCCAGCTCGCCATCATCGCCCAGATCGTCTCGGACGAGCAGGCCAACGTCGTCGAGGTGCTGCACACGCAGCACGACGCCTGGACGTCGATCACCGACGTCTCGATCGACATCTCGGTCACCACGCGCGGACCGGAGCACGCGCAGCGCGTGCTCGAGGCGCTCCGCCGTGCCGGCTACGAGCCGCAGGTGCTCTAG
- a CDS encoding DUF4307 domain-containing protein, with amino-acid sequence MTDLDARYGRTRARTQRERTLGWIVGVSIMLVAVAWVWWVGTDPASTQLQSRNIGYVVEDDATAVVTFEVSVDAGTPVRCAVEALNSAFGIVGWVELDLPPADTHTTSHRVEVRTSERASNGLVSECWVTYDAE; translated from the coding sequence ATGACCGACCTCGACGCTCGCTACGGACGCACGCGCGCCCGCACGCAGCGAGAGCGGACGCTCGGCTGGATCGTCGGCGTCAGCATCATGCTCGTCGCGGTCGCGTGGGTCTGGTGGGTGGGCACCGATCCCGCGTCGACGCAGCTGCAGTCGCGCAACATCGGCTACGTCGTCGAGGACGACGCGACGGCCGTCGTGACCTTCGAGGTCTCGGTCGACGCCGGCACACCCGTGCGCTGCGCGGTCGAGGCGCTCAACAGCGCCTTCGGCATCGTCGGCTGGGTCGAGCTCGACCTGCCGCCGGCCGACACCCACACCACCAGCCACCGGGTCGAGGTGCGCACGAGCGAGCGCGCGAGCAACGGATTGGTCTCGGAGTGCTGGGTGACATACGATGCTGAGTGA
- a CDS encoding AI-2E family transporter has translation MLFGRTPDQARPPGRPDPATPRGVATPRGDATPLGDALPRGMRIAGAWSWRIVVIAAAAAIGIWLVMQFSLIVIPVLVAALLTALLQPLVDVLVRHRWPRGLAVAVAIVGLIVLVSGLGWLVVSQMRSEYPELQARAVAFWGDAQGWLLSLPFGITQEDVNEFGTNILGTLRDDISSVLSSALTVGSSVGHFLAGMLLAIFALIFILADGRGIWRWVVGLLPRPARRPTDGAGRAGWVTLGNFVRVQVVVAAIDAIGIGLGAFILGLFHEGGMPLVLPIAILVFLGSFIPIIGAVATGAIAVLVALIALGPIPAVIMVGIVLLVQQVESHILQPIIMGTAVKVHPLAVVVAVAAGSTIGGIAGALFAVPTVAFLNVFVKTIASGSWRTNPDPSVQEVVR, from the coding sequence ATGCTGTTCGGTCGAACCCCGGATCAGGCCCGGCCCCCCGGCCGACCCGACCCCGCCACGCCCCGCGGCGTCGCGACGCCTCGCGGCGACGCGACCCCGCTCGGCGACGCGCTGCCGCGAGGCATGCGCATCGCCGGCGCCTGGTCGTGGCGCATCGTGGTCATCGCGGCGGCCGCGGCGATCGGCATCTGGCTCGTCATGCAGTTCTCGCTCATCGTCATCCCCGTGCTCGTCGCAGCGCTGCTCACCGCCCTGCTGCAGCCGCTCGTCGACGTGCTCGTGCGCCACCGCTGGCCCCGCGGCCTCGCGGTCGCGGTGGCCATCGTCGGCCTCATCGTGCTGGTCTCCGGTCTCGGCTGGCTCGTCGTCTCGCAGATGCGCAGCGAGTACCCCGAGCTGCAGGCGCGCGCCGTCGCCTTCTGGGGCGATGCGCAGGGCTGGCTGCTCTCGCTGCCGTTCGGGATCACCCAGGAGGATGTGAACGAGTTCGGCACGAACATCCTCGGCACGCTCCGCGACGACATCTCGTCGGTGCTGTCGAGTGCGCTCACGGTCGGCTCGTCGGTGGGCCACTTCCTCGCGGGCATGCTGCTCGCGATCTTCGCGCTCATCTTCATCCTCGCCGACGGCCGGGGCATCTGGCGCTGGGTCGTCGGCCTGCTGCCGCGCCCTGCGCGCCGCCCCACGGATGGCGCCGGTCGCGCCGGCTGGGTGACGCTCGGCAACTTCGTGCGCGTGCAGGTCGTCGTCGCGGCGATCGACGCGATCGGCATCGGCCTCGGCGCGTTCATCCTCGGGCTGTTCCACGAGGGCGGCATGCCGCTCGTGCTCCCGATCGCGATCCTCGTGTTCCTCGGATCGTTCATCCCGATCATCGGTGCCGTCGCCACCGGCGCGATCGCGGTGCTCGTCGCCCTCATCGCGCTCGGGCCGATCCCGGCGGTCATCATGGTCGGCATCGTGCTGCTCGTGCAGCAGGTCGAGAGCCACATCCTGCAGCCGATCATCATGGGCACGGCCGTCAAGGTGCACCCCCTCGCGGTCGTCGTGGCGGTCGCCGCCGGATCGACGATCGGCGGCATCGCGGGCGCCCTCTTCGCCGTGCCGACGGTCGCCTTCCTCAACGTGTTCGTCAAGACGATCGCGTCGGGGTCATGGCGCACGAACCCCGACCCGTCGGTGCAGGAGGTGGTCCGATGA
- a CDS encoding alanine racemase, with amino-acid sequence MRLDEAPPWSPAGHWQRMDAATAELDGPFAALSLEALAHNARSMLTRAAGTRLRVATKSVRSRPVLEAVLRMPGFHGVLAATLPEGLWLSATIDDVLVGYPTVDRAALRALAADERALASVTLMIDSVEHLDRIDAAAPGHPPIRIALELDVSFELGPMRAGVRRSPVRTPERLAALAAAVVERPGFELVGLMAYEAQVAGVQDARRRGLAPPALLRSMQRRSVAELRERRAAAVAAVRSLAPLAFVNGGGTGSIELTAADPSVTEIGAGSGLFGPHLFDGYRRFSPAPALAFALPVVRRPGAGCVTLLGGGWIASGPHGPDRQPVIAWPEGLRIDPQEGAGEVQTPVLGAAADRLVLGDRVWLRHAKAGEPCERTEALHLVSGDRVVDSIPTYRGEGRKLL; translated from the coding sequence GTGCGCCTCGACGAGGCGCCGCCGTGGAGCCCCGCGGGGCACTGGCAGCGCATGGATGCCGCCACGGCGGAGCTCGACGGACCGTTCGCCGCGCTCTCGCTCGAGGCTCTCGCGCACAACGCCCGATCGATGCTGACACGCGCGGCGGGGACGCGGCTGCGGGTGGCGACGAAGTCGGTGCGGAGCCGCCCGGTGCTCGAGGCCGTGCTGCGCATGCCCGGCTTCCACGGCGTCCTCGCGGCGACGCTGCCCGAGGGGCTGTGGCTCTCGGCGACGATCGACGACGTCCTCGTCGGCTACCCGACGGTCGACCGGGCGGCGCTGCGCGCCCTCGCCGCCGACGAGCGCGCGCTCGCCAGCGTGACGCTCATGATCGACAGCGTCGAGCACCTCGACCGCATCGACGCGGCGGCTCCCGGCCATCCGCCGATCCGCATCGCGCTCGAGCTCGACGTGTCGTTCGAGCTCGGCCCGATGCGGGCGGGCGTACGGCGCTCGCCCGTGCGCACCCCCGAGCGGCTCGCCGCGCTCGCCGCTGCGGTCGTCGAGCGACCGGGCTTCGAGCTCGTCGGGCTGATGGCCTACGAGGCGCAGGTCGCCGGCGTGCAGGACGCGCGGCGGCGAGGGCTCGCGCCGCCCGCGCTGCTCCGCTCGATGCAGCGGAGGTCGGTCGCCGAGCTGCGCGAGCGGCGGGCGGCCGCCGTGGCCGCGGTGCGCTCGCTCGCACCGCTCGCGTTCGTGAACGGCGGTGGCACCGGCTCGATCGAGCTGACGGCCGCCGACCCGTCCGTGACCGAGATCGGCGCCGGCAGCGGCCTGTTCGGTCCCCACCTCTTCGACGGCTACCGACGGTTCTCGCCCGCCCCGGCGCTCGCCTTCGCGCTGCCCGTCGTGCGACGGCCCGGCGCCGGCTGCGTGACGCTGCTCGGCGGCGGCTGGATCGCGTCCGGCCCGCACGGTCCCGACCGCCAGCCGGTGATCGCCTGGCCCGAGGGGCTGCGCATCGACCCGCAGGAGGGCGCCGGCGAGGTGCAGACGCCCGTGCTCGGCGCCGCCGCCGACCGGCTCGTGCTCGGCGACCGCGTCTGGCTGCGGCACGCGAAGGCGGGGGAGCCGTGCGAGCGCACCGAGGCGCTGCACCTCGTGTCCGGTGATCGGGTGGTCGACAGCATCCCCACGTATCGTGGGGAGGGCAGGAAGCTGCTGTGA
- a CDS encoding winged helix-turn-helix domain-containing protein, whose translation MAAPARMTAAQARRIAIAASGLDGAVPGERGRTGVRTLERTIERLGLLQLDSVNVFERSHYLPLLSRVGPYDRATLDRLLHHDRPRQRLGGYTEYVAHEAAVIAVDDWPLWGWKRRQPMRGGSEQWAAQHAAIVDGVLAEFAERGPMRPSDMEHPAHERLPGGWWNKSDAYWATAVLFQRGELVTVGRSRFERQYAVADQALPDAARAEVDRADAQRVLVARAAQAFGVAALDDLADYHRLPVKDAQAAVADLVDEGSLEPVAVDGWGRPAWVWAGARRPRRVRATALLSPFDPLVWHRPRAERMFGFSYRISIYTPAAQRAHGYYVLPVLVDDELVGRVDLKSDRKARVLRVQHATIEPGLEHRAGELAARLEPVLREAAAWQGLERVEVAGAGTWAAEVAGALDAGTG comes from the coding sequence ATGGCAGCACCAGCGAGGATGACCGCGGCGCAGGCGCGCAGGATCGCGATCGCGGCCAGCGGCCTCGACGGTGCCGTGCCCGGCGAGCGGGGGCGCACCGGGGTCCGCACGCTCGAGCGCACGATCGAGCGGCTCGGGCTGCTGCAGCTCGACTCCGTCAACGTCTTCGAGCGCAGCCACTACCTGCCGCTGCTGTCGCGCGTCGGGCCCTACGACCGCGCGACCCTGGACCGGCTGCTGCACCACGATCGCCCGAGGCAGCGCCTGGGCGGCTACACCGAGTACGTGGCGCACGAGGCCGCCGTCATCGCCGTCGACGACTGGCCGCTGTGGGGCTGGAAGCGTCGCCAGCCGATGCGCGGCGGCAGCGAGCAGTGGGCGGCGCAGCACGCGGCGATCGTCGACGGCGTGCTGGCCGAGTTCGCCGAGCGCGGCCCGATGCGCCCGAGCGACATGGAGCATCCCGCGCACGAGCGGCTGCCGGGCGGCTGGTGGAACAAGTCCGACGCCTACTGGGCCACGGCGGTGCTCTTCCAGCGGGGCGAGCTCGTGACGGTGGGCCGCTCAAGGTTCGAGCGCCAGTACGCGGTCGCCGATCAGGCGCTGCCCGACGCGGCCCGCGCGGAGGTCGACCGGGCCGACGCGCAGCGCGTGCTCGTCGCGCGCGCGGCGCAGGCATTCGGCGTCGCCGCGCTCGACGACCTCGCGGACTACCACCGGCTGCCGGTGAAGGATGCGCAGGCCGCGGTCGCCGACCTCGTCGACGAGGGCAGCCTCGAGCCGGTCGCCGTCGACGGCTGGGGCCGGCCCGCGTGGGTCTGGGCGGGCGCGCGGCGGCCGCGACGGGTGCGCGCGACGGCGCTGCTCTCGCCGTTCGATCCGCTCGTCTGGCACCGGCCGCGCGCGGAGCGCATGTTCGGCTTCTCCTACCGGATCAGCATCTACACGCCCGCGGCGCAGCGCGCGCACGGCTACTACGTGCTGCCGGTGCTCGTCGACGACGAGCTCGTCGGTCGCGTCGACCTCAAGAGCGACCGGAAAGCCCGCGTGCTGCGCGTGCAGCACGCGACGATCGAGCCGGGGCTCGAGCACAGGGCCGGCGAGCTCGCGGCGCGGCTCGAGCCGGTGCTGCGCGAGGCGGCGGCGTGGCAGGGGCTCGAGCGGGTCGAGGTCGCGGGGGCGGGGACGTGGGCGGCGGAGGTGGCGGGGGCGCTCGACGCAGGAACCGGCTGA
- a CDS encoding DNA adenine methylase, which yields MAVDNLVDLFGSELVPQRAAALRYPGAKWSIAPRIVQEFDDHYHYVEPFFGSGAVFFSKTASGHELINDLNGLATNMFRVLRDRTDDLCWALEATPWAREEYDQSHLVTGDELEDARRFVVRCWQAHASDLAKKTGWKNRGRSQRAGGMSVRWQKVPEQLRFVAMRLQDAEIENRPALEVIRRFNSHDVLIYADPPYLPSTRTQKMYAEEMTEQEHIELLEALLAHTGPVVLSGYANELYSSMLASWRVVELTPPKVEKGAARTEVLYVKR from the coding sequence ATGGCAGTTGATAACTTGGTGGATCTATTCGGCTCCGAACTGGTTCCCCAGCGAGCTGCTGCACTCCGGTATCCGGGTGCGAAATGGTCTATTGCTCCGCGAATCGTGCAAGAGTTTGATGACCACTATCACTATGTGGAGCCCTTCTTTGGTTCGGGTGCGGTGTTCTTCTCGAAGACGGCCAGCGGGCACGAGCTAATCAACGACCTCAACGGCCTCGCCACCAATATGTTCCGGGTGCTGCGGGATCGGACCGACGACCTCTGTTGGGCACTGGAGGCAACGCCCTGGGCGCGGGAGGAGTATGACCAGTCGCACCTCGTCACCGGTGATGAGCTAGAAGACGCTCGGCGCTTCGTGGTCCGTTGCTGGCAGGCACACGCGAGCGACCTCGCCAAGAAGACGGGCTGGAAGAACCGCGGCCGAAGCCAGCGCGCCGGGGGCATGAGCGTGCGCTGGCAGAAGGTGCCTGAGCAACTTCGGTTCGTCGCGATGCGCCTACAAGACGCGGAGATTGAGAACCGGCCAGCGCTAGAAGTGATCCGGCGCTTCAACTCACATGACGTGCTTATCTATGCCGACCCGCCATACCTTCCGAGCACCCGTACGCAAAAGATGTATGCCGAGGAGATGACGGAGCAGGAGCACATCGAGCTCCTTGAAGCGCTACTTGCGCATACCGGGCCGGTGGTTCTTTCGGGGTACGCCAACGAACTGTACTCATCGATGCTCGCCAGCTGGCGAGTCGTTGAGCTTACGCCTCCAAAGGTGGAGAAGGGTGCTGCGCGCACCGAAGTGCTCTACGTCAAGCGGTAG
- a CDS encoding TetR/AcrR family transcriptional regulator: MARKSAVERRGELIEAGLQVIAREGMHGATVRAVVAEAGVPLATFHYIFSSRDEMIGEAYAYVALRPGEDPTAIVPDGAPLDEAVQAVMTLWFDRFIEHPEYELAIMEIMAYCSRTPALAHLPGEVQERYLEVLVAAIDTLRSRYRLAGGMGARELAELVLHMTDGLTYAWLRTRDTDASRRVIQAAVPVLVTALGTA; this comes from the coding sequence GTGGCACGGAAGTCGGCGGTCGAGCGCCGCGGGGAGCTCATCGAGGCGGGCCTGCAGGTCATCGCGCGCGAGGGGATGCACGGGGCGACCGTGCGCGCCGTCGTCGCGGAGGCCGGCGTGCCGCTCGCGACCTTCCACTACATCTTCTCGTCGCGCGACGAGATGATCGGCGAGGCGTACGCCTACGTCGCGCTGCGGCCGGGGGAGGACCCGACCGCGATCGTGCCCGATGGCGCCCCGCTCGACGAGGCCGTCCAGGCGGTGATGACGCTCTGGTTCGACCGCTTCATCGAGCATCCCGAGTACGAGCTCGCGATCATGGAGATCATGGCGTACTGCAGTCGCACGCCGGCGCTCGCGCACCTGCCCGGGGAGGTGCAGGAGCGGTACCTCGAGGTGCTCGTCGCCGCGATCGACACGCTGCGGTCCCGCTACCGGCTCGCCGGCGGGATGGGCGCCCGCGAGCTCGCCGAGCTCGTGCTCCACATGACCGATGGCCTCACCTACGCCTGGCTGCGCACGCGCGACACCGACGCATCCCGACGCGTCATCCAGGCCGCGGTGCCGGTGCTCGTGACCGCGCTCGGAACGGCCTGA
- the greA gene encoding transcription elongation factor GreA: MNGTTETWLTQEAHDRLQGELEHLQGPVRAEIAKRIEEARDEGDLKENGGYHAAKDDQAQIEARISQLVQLLRTAKVGDAPQASGVVEAGTVVTATIAGDETTFLVGNREIQEAGDDLDVYSEASPLGAAIMGLKIGATTTYQTPTGVTIDVEIKDVQTYRG, translated from the coding sequence ATGAACGGCACCACGGAGACCTGGCTGACCCAGGAGGCGCACGACCGCCTGCAGGGCGAGCTGGAGCACCTGCAGGGGCCGGTGCGCGCCGAGATCGCGAAGCGCATCGAGGAGGCCCGCGACGAGGGTGATCTCAAGGAGAACGGCGGCTACCACGCCGCGAAGGACGATCAGGCCCAGATCGAGGCCCGGATCAGCCAGCTCGTGCAGCTGCTGCGCACCGCCAAGGTCGGCGACGCACCGCAGGCGTCCGGCGTGGTCGAGGCCGGCACCGTCGTCACGGCGACGATCGCCGGGGATGAGACGACCTTCCTGGTCGGCAACCGCGAGATCCAGGAGGCCGGCGACGACCTCGACGTCTACAGCGAGGCGAGCCCGCTCGGCGCGGCCATCATGGGCCTGAAGATCGGTGCGACCACCACGTACCAGACCCCCACGGGTGTGACGATCGACGTCGAGATCAAGGACGTCCAGACCTACCGCGGCTAG
- a CDS encoding D-arabinono-1,4-lactone oxidase gives MTWKNWARTQSAEPREVHAPVTVEDVRRAVERVRDRGGTIRPVGSGHSFSGAARPDDAQLTTDGLAGLLRVDEERGRATFLAGTRIHEVPALLAPTGLAMDCLGDIDTQTLAGAISTGTHGTGLRHASIGATVVAATLVTGRGELLRVSETERPELLPAVRLGLGALGVLVDVTLQCVPAFALEAVETTAPLDAVLDDWMGLNERTDHFELYWFAATRVAATKSNTRVTGPLRPRSPVARFLDERVLTVGGHRALLGAAALVPALAPAVNELSARAMPRGTFTEPSHDVFTAPRAVRFRELEYGLPVEAVPEALGEIDRALRRADLVLTFPFEARTSAPDDAHLSTAHGRDTGYIAAHRWWREDPRPLFSLVEPILLAHDGRPHWGKLHSLRAAELAERFPGFADFAAARDELDPDRTFSSSWTRRVLGD, from the coding sequence GTGACGTGGAAGAACTGGGCGCGCACCCAGTCGGCCGAGCCGCGCGAGGTGCACGCCCCCGTCACGGTCGAGGATGTCCGTCGCGCCGTGGAGCGCGTGCGCGACCGCGGCGGCACGATCCGCCCCGTCGGCAGCGGACACTCCTTCTCGGGCGCAGCGCGCCCTGACGACGCGCAGCTCACGACCGACGGGCTCGCCGGGCTGCTGCGCGTCGACGAGGAGCGGGGTCGCGCGACGTTCCTGGCCGGCACGAGGATCCACGAGGTGCCCGCCCTGCTGGCGCCGACCGGGCTCGCGATGGACTGCCTCGGCGACATCGACACCCAGACGCTCGCGGGCGCGATCTCGACCGGCACGCACGGCACGGGGCTGCGGCACGCGTCGATCGGCGCGACCGTGGTCGCCGCGACGCTCGTCACGGGCCGCGGCGAGCTGCTGCGCGTGAGCGAGACCGAGCGGCCGGAGCTGCTGCCGGCCGTGCGGCTCGGGCTCGGCGCGCTCGGGGTGCTCGTCGACGTCACGCTGCAGTGCGTGCCGGCCTTCGCGCTCGAGGCGGTCGAGACCACGGCGCCGCTCGACGCGGTGCTCGACGACTGGATGGGCCTCAACGAGCGCACCGACCACTTCGAGCTGTACTGGTTCGCGGCGACCCGCGTGGCCGCGACGAAGTCGAACACGCGCGTCACCGGGCCGCTGCGGCCGCGGTCGCCGGTGGCCAGGTTCCTCGACGAGCGCGTGCTCACGGTGGGCGGTCATCGCGCGCTGCTCGGCGCCGCGGCGCTCGTGCCGGCGCTCGCGCCGGCCGTGAACGAGCTCTCGGCGCGCGCGATGCCGCGCGGCACCTTCACCGAGCCCAGCCACGACGTGTTCACGGCGCCGCGCGCCGTGCGCTTCCGCGAGCTCGAGTACGGGCTGCCGGTCGAGGCCGTGCCGGAGGCGCTGGGCGAGATCGACCGCGCGCTGCGGCGGGCCGACCTCGTGCTCACGTTCCCGTTCGAGGCGCGCACGAGCGCCCCGGACGACGCCCATCTCTCGACCGCGCACGGCCGGGACACCGGCTACATCGCGGCGCACCGCTGGTGGCGGGAGGATCCCCGGCCGCTCTTCTCGCTCGTCGAGCCGATCCTGCTCGCGCACGACGGCCGACCGCACTGGGGCAAGCTGCACTCGTTGCGCGCCGCCGAGCTGGCGGAGCGGTTCCCCGGCTTCGCCGACTTCGCCGCGGCGCGCGACGAGCTCGACCCGGACCGCACCTTCTCGAGCAGCTGGACCCGGCGGGTGCTGGGCGACTGA
- the mca gene encoding mycothiol conjugate amidase Mca produces the protein MRRLLAVHAHPDDESSKGAGTLARYAAEGAQVTVVSCTGGESGSVLNEGFERKHRAERDMTGLRRVEMEQARAALGVDHVWLGYVDSGLPDEGEPLRELSFATLPLEITGRPLVRLIRRLRPQVVVTYDETGGYPHPDHIRCHEVTMWAVEHAAAGLPELGEPWEVQKVYFDRSMSGARLRALLSAVEAVTPDDDRLPFMREWAERLGERGETMTTRVDVGPHLAARDSALRAHASQVEPDSRFFFWPHELLLGTWPTDDYELARSRATHAVPEDDLFAGVEED, from the coding sequence GTGCGACGCCTGCTCGCCGTGCATGCGCACCCCGATGACGAGTCGAGCAAGGGCGCCGGGACGCTCGCGCGCTACGCCGCCGAGGGCGCCCAGGTCACCGTCGTCTCCTGCACCGGCGGCGAGAGCGGCAGCGTGCTCAACGAGGGCTTCGAGCGGAAGCACCGCGCCGAGCGCGACATGACCGGGCTCCGTCGCGTCGAGATGGAGCAGGCGCGCGCCGCGCTCGGCGTCGACCACGTGTGGCTCGGCTACGTCGACTCCGGCCTGCCGGACGAGGGGGAGCCGCTGCGCGAGCTGTCGTTCGCGACGCTGCCGCTCGAGATCACCGGGCGCCCGCTCGTGCGGCTCATCCGCCGGCTGCGGCCGCAGGTGGTCGTCACCTACGACGAGACCGGCGGCTATCCGCACCCGGACCACATCCGCTGCCACGAGGTGACGATGTGGGCCGTTGAGCACGCGGCGGCTGGGCTCCCGGAGCTGGGCGAGCCGTGGGAGGTGCAGAAGGTGTACTTCGACCGCAGCATGAGCGGCGCGCGGCTGCGCGCCCTGCTCTCGGCGGTCGAGGCCGTCACGCCCGACGACGACCGGCTCCCGTTCATGCGCGAGTGGGCCGAGCGGCTCGGCGAGCGCGGCGAGACGATGACGACGCGCGTCGACGTGGGACCGCACCTGGCCGCGCGCGACAGCGCGCTCCGCGCGCACGCGAGCCAGGTCGAGCCGGACTCGCGCTTCTTCTTCTGGCCGCACGAGCTGCTGCTCGGCACGTGGCCGACCGACGACTACGAGCTGGCGCGGTCGCGCGCGACGCACGCCGTGCCGGAGGACGACCTGTTCGCGGGCGTCGAGGAGGACTGA